A single Bacillus sp. HMF5848 DNA region contains:
- a CDS encoding HD-GYP domain-containing protein, whose product MNNSMKSTLLQEEKRAVVLYLIAFYFVFALYDFVYYFLVHKYVWGNTPKLPGGKLYLLVYAAIAILIPIAIYLFKTGRVFIIKYIYFYTYIAFSFTSDIYIYLTTDASYSSGNAVELIIVLFAPIFVDKVYYRVVAYGLVIKYAFIGYIIQDATVILPIVLYTALGIVSYIILNRFFGYVTAIKKSYDTMLEGMVKGIITTLELKDPYTRGHSERVAEYAQILAAELSEFTGEQLKTFKYSCLLHDIGKIYIHDDILRKPSSLTDEEYDEIKKHTTVGADAVMKIEGFEDHVPIVKYHHERWDGKGYPDGVRGEDIPVLARVTAIADAFDAMTSNRAYRNALSFEEAHRRLINGSGTQFDPHLVTYIDKVIPKWREVYKSYNSYEI is encoded by the coding sequence ATGAATAATTCAATGAAGTCTACGTTACTCCAAGAAGAAAAACGAGCAGTCGTTTTATATTTAATAGCTTTTTATTTCGTTTTTGCATTATATGACTTTGTGTATTATTTTCTCGTTCATAAGTATGTGTGGGGGAATACTCCTAAGTTGCCTGGTGGGAAGTTATATCTTCTTGTATACGCCGCAATAGCTATTTTAATACCAATTGCGATTTATCTTTTTAAAACCGGGCGTGTCTTTATAATCAAGTATATCTATTTTTATACTTACATTGCATTCAGTTTTACATCTGATATTTATATCTATTTAACTACTGATGCATCATATTCTTCAGGCAATGCTGTTGAACTTATTATAGTTTTATTTGCTCCAATTTTTGTTGATAAAGTTTATTATCGTGTTGTTGCATATGGATTGGTCATCAAATATGCTTTCATTGGGTATATCATACAGGACGCTACGGTTATTTTACCTATCGTATTATATACGGCTTTAGGAATAGTTTCGTACATAATACTCAATAGATTCTTTGGATATGTAACAGCTATAAAAAAATCATATGATACGATGCTTGAGGGTATGGTTAAAGGTATTATTACTACGCTTGAACTTAAAGATCCGTATACACGGGGACATAGTGAACGTGTAGCAGAATATGCTCAAATTTTAGCCGCTGAGCTAAGTGAGTTTACAGGAGAACAGCTGAAAACCTTTAAATATAGCTGTTTATTACATGATATAGGAAAGATATATATTCATGATGACATTTTAAGAAAACCTAGTTCTCTAACTGATGAAGAGTATGATGAAATCAAAAAGCACACAACGGTAGGAGCAGATGCTGTTATGAAGATCGAGGGATTTGAAGATCATGTACCTATCGTAAAATATCACCATGAACGATGGGATGGGAAAGGATATCCAGACGGTGTTCGTGGAGAGGATATTCCGGTGTTAGCTAGGGTAACTGCTATTGCCGATGCATTTGATGCAATGACTTCTAATAGAGCTTACCGAAATGCACTGTCGTTTGAAGAGGCACATCGTAGACTTATTAATGGAAGTGGCACACAATTTGATCCTCACCTTGTAACTTACATTGATAAAGTTATTCCTAAATGGAGAGAAGTCTATAAATCTTATAATAGCTATGAAATTTAA
- a CDS encoding VanZ family protein, with amino-acid sequence MNIFQKRITWASLAILWCIIIYLFTEMPQFTGSSTKGFLEQLIPFPEVLNFINFVIRKLAHFTVFGVLAVLVWKTVEGWRYSYLIAWVTATLYGAFDEYHQSLVPNRTPSFKDVMIDSFGAFVFLGCLFLYVIYKKRKKQVSSSSSL; translated from the coding sequence ATGAATATTTTTCAAAAAAGGATTACGTGGGCGAGTCTAGCGATCTTATGGTGCATAATTATTTATTTGTTTACGGAAATGCCGCAGTTCACAGGCTCATCGACAAAAGGCTTTCTTGAGCAGCTTATCCCTTTTCCGGAAGTACTTAACTTTATTAATTTTGTAATACGTAAATTAGCACATTTCACTGTGTTTGGAGTGCTTGCTGTTTTAGTATGGAAAACAGTAGAAGGTTGGCGTTATTCTTACTTAATAGCGTGGGTCACCGCAACTTTGTACGGAGCCTTCGATGAATATCATCAGAGTCTTGTACCGAATAGAACACCATCTTTTAAAGACGTTATGATAGACTCGTTCGGTGCGTTTGTGTTTCTTGGGTGTTTATTTCTTTATGTAATTTATAAAAAGCGAAAAAAGCAAGTAAGCAGCAGCTCTAGCCTGTAA
- a CDS encoding Na+/H+ antiporter NhaC family protein, which yields MENTIFSLIPPLVAIFMVVLTRRVLLSLGLGILSAALLLADFSIPATLTKIWSSFAVIFVDGGELNTWYVYIILFLLLLGVMTAIVNLAGGSRAFGNWAMQRVKTRAGASVITAFLGIVIFIDDYFNSLAVGQVSRPLTDRHRISRAKLAYFIDSTAAPICVVAPVSSWGAYIIATIGGILVAHGMTDVSAFSAFMQMVPMNFYVFTALIMVFAVALFDLNIGSMKVHEERALVKGQMTDPNRGAVPGELKSELPSSTKGTVGDLIWPIVALLVGTVGAMLWTGSQATEGTVTILAIFENTDVAASLLYGGLTGVVVSLLSYVKQRPAAALVGKGIWEGIRSMLPAIYILILAWMIVSLIGELQTGTYLAGLVEDSNMNIAFLPVILFLISGFMAFATGTSWGTFGLMLPIAGDIMAVTAPELMLPALAAVLAGAVFGDHCSPISDTTILSSTGAGAHHIDHVLTQLPYTLVAAGTAAIGYIVLGFTGSTVLGFITAVGLLLVAIFFFKKSSVAATARELVSE from the coding sequence ATGGAAAATACAATTTTCTCGTTAATCCCGCCGTTAGTGGCGATATTCATGGTGGTATTGACACGTCGCGTTTTATTGTCACTTGGTTTAGGTATTCTATCAGCAGCTTTACTTTTAGCTGATTTCTCGATTCCGGCTACCTTAACAAAAATATGGTCAAGCTTTGCGGTCATTTTTGTCGACGGTGGAGAGCTAAATACGTGGTACGTTTATATAATTTTATTTTTATTATTGCTAGGCGTCATGACAGCCATCGTGAATTTAGCAGGAGGAAGTCGTGCTTTTGGAAACTGGGCGATGCAGCGTGTGAAGACGCGCGCAGGCGCTAGTGTGATTACAGCGTTTCTTGGTATTGTTATTTTTATAGATGATTATTTTAATAGCTTAGCAGTTGGTCAAGTGAGTCGTCCGTTAACAGATCGTCATCGAATTTCTCGTGCGAAGCTAGCTTATTTTATTGATTCAACAGCAGCACCAATTTGTGTAGTTGCGCCTGTATCAAGCTGGGGTGCCTACATCATTGCGACGATCGGTGGTATTTTAGTGGCACATGGTATGACAGACGTGAGTGCTTTTTCTGCATTCATGCAAATGGTACCGATGAATTTTTATGTGTTTACAGCTCTTATTATGGTGTTTGCTGTAGCATTGTTTGATTTAAATATTGGTAGTATGAAGGTTCATGAAGAACGTGCATTAGTAAAAGGACAAATGACTGACCCTAATCGTGGTGCAGTTCCTGGTGAATTAAAATCCGAGCTTCCATCAAGTACTAAAGGCACAGTGGGGGATTTAATTTGGCCAATCGTCGCTTTATTAGTGGGGACAGTGGGTGCGATGCTTTGGACAGGTAGCCAAGCTACGGAAGGTACTGTCACGATACTAGCTATTTTTGAAAATACAGATGTGGCCGCTTCGTTATTATATGGTGGGTTAACTGGCGTAGTCGTTTCGCTTCTTTCATATGTCAAGCAACGCCCAGCAGCTGCGCTTGTAGGAAAAGGTATTTGGGAAGGAATTCGCTCCATGCTGCCTGCTATTTATATTTTGATTTTAGCGTGGATGATTGTGAGCTTAATTGGTGAGTTACAAACAGGAACGTATTTAGCGGGTCTTGTAGAAGATAGCAACATGAACATTGCTTTCTTGCCTGTTATACTATTTTTGATTTCTGGATTTATGGCTTTTGCAACAGGAACATCATGGGGCACGTTCGGTTTAATGCTCCCAATCGCCGGAGACATTATGGCTGTTACAGCACCTGAGTTAATGTTACCTGCTTTAGCGGCTGTTCTTGCAGGTGCCGTGTTTGGGGACCATTGTTCACCTATTTCTGACACGACGATCCTGTCGTCTACAGGAGCGGGCGCGCACCACATCGATCACGTATTAACGCAGCTTCCATACACACTGGTAGCGGCTGGAACAGCGGCAATTGGCTACATTGTGTTAGGGTTTACGGGTAGTACAGTTTTAGGTTTTATCACAGCAGTAGGTCTATTACTCGTAGCTATCTTCTTTTTTAAAAAATCATCAGTAGCAGCTACGGCTCGTGAGTTAGTGAGTGAGTAA
- a CDS encoding GtrA family protein, which translates to MLIVTMWKGVGIILISEGIITISKEAIRFIIVGIINTFFYYILYLVFITGWHYVVAHVLSFLISMVGSFFLHTYFTYRTQPTLMKFIQFPVTNVVNILISTGGMYFLVELFKVNEKIAPLLATFIAIPFTFLMSRHILREKHTH; encoded by the coding sequence ATGCTAATAGTAACAATGTGGAAAGGTGTCGGAATTATTTTGATCTCGGAAGGAATTATTACGATATCCAAGGAAGCAATACGCTTTATCATCGTCGGGATAATTAACACGTTCTTTTACTATATTTTATATTTGGTGTTCATAACGGGATGGCACTATGTGGTCGCACATGTACTTTCGTTTTTAATTAGCATGGTGGGGTCGTTTTTTTTACATACATATTTCACGTACAGAACTCAGCCGACTTTGATGAAATTTATCCAGTTTCCGGTAACGAACGTCGTCAATATTCTTATTTCTACAGGAGGCATGTACTTCTTAGTGGAGCTTTTCAAGGTTAATGAAAAAATAGCTCCTCTGCTCGCTACTTTTATAGCTATTCCGTTTACTTTTTTAATGTCACGACACATTTTAAGAGAGAAACATACACATTAA
- a CDS encoding DUF421 domain-containing protein: protein MLQDAIIVTGRIVTILPLLLILTLFMGKRSIGQLPVFDYLVILVIGAVVGADIADPKIEHVHTIIAMVLIALLQKVIIFFKLKYRRIGNKLTFEPTIVIYNGQFLLKNMRKISYSIDNILSMLRAKDIFNVKNVELAIIEANGDISVRQYSEKESVTREDMKMARYPGNYEVPVILDGEIQYDVLQLINKDKAWLLQRLHSLHIPDETRVFYGGVNTSGELHVSLKLAPLDNPPPIFH, encoded by the coding sequence ATGCTACAAGATGCCATCATTGTAACGGGACGGATTGTAACGATATTACCACTTCTGCTTATTCTTACATTATTTATGGGCAAACGGTCCATTGGGCAGCTCCCTGTCTTTGACTACCTTGTCATACTAGTCATAGGTGCCGTTGTTGGGGCTGATATTGCAGACCCAAAGATCGAGCACGTCCATACCATCATTGCCATGGTTCTTATTGCATTGCTTCAAAAAGTAATCATATTTTTCAAATTAAAATACCGCCGTATTGGCAATAAGCTAACATTTGAACCAACCATCGTTATATATAACGGACAATTTTTATTAAAAAACATGAGGAAGATTTCATATTCCATTGATAATATTTTATCGATGCTCCGGGCAAAGGATATTTTTAACGTGAAAAATGTTGAATTGGCCATCATTGAAGCAAACGGTGACATATCAGTACGGCAATATAGCGAGAAGGAGTCTGTTACGAGAGAAGATATGAAGATGGCAAGGTACCCTGGTAACTATGAAGTACCAGTCATTCTTGACGGTGAAATACAATACGATGTGCTACAATTAATAAACAAAGACAAGGCATGGCTTTTACAAAGATTACATAGCTTACATATTCCCGATGAAACGCGGGTGTTTTATGGTGGAGTGAATACATCTGGGGAGCTGCATGTATCCTTAAAACTTGCACCATTAGATAATCCCCCACCCATTTTTCATTGA
- a CDS encoding Gfo/Idh/MocA family protein, with the protein MRIGTVGTSSITEKFIGASTQTNAATVTSVYSRSQEKAEAFAQKHNISITFTDLETMAMSSDIDAVYLASPNSLHFEQAKLFIKQKKHIICEKPSFSNVAEWDEIMVLAKEYGVYVFEAFRNLHAPNSKILKSTLNNAGAIRSSLFHYQKYSSRYDALLAGQEPNIFSPAFSGGALVDLGVYPISLAVYLYGPPTSIHFHPVLLKNGIDGSGTIVLTYDTHICTILYSKITDSYLANEIQGENGTITLDHVAPISSISWQDRKGNPTTELAEPQHSNDMVYEINEFVRIITEQDHEAYTYWQTVSRDVLSITEQARKQANIVFACEH; encoded by the coding sequence ATGAGAATAGGAACGGTTGGGACAAGTTCTATTACAGAAAAATTTATAGGTGCTAGCACACAAACAAATGCTGCTACTGTTACAAGTGTGTATTCAAGGTCACAAGAAAAGGCAGAAGCGTTCGCTCAAAAACATAACATATCTATTACTTTTACAGATTTAGAAACGATGGCTATGAGTTCGGATATAGACGCCGTGTATCTTGCTTCTCCCAACTCACTTCATTTTGAGCAGGCTAAGCTATTTATTAAACAAAAAAAACACATCATATGTGAAAAACCAAGTTTTTCGAACGTAGCTGAGTGGGATGAAATCATGGTCCTTGCTAAAGAATATGGAGTGTATGTGTTCGAAGCGTTCCGTAACCTACACGCTCCAAACAGTAAAATATTAAAAAGTACATTAAACAACGCCGGAGCAATTCGCAGCTCATTGTTTCACTATCAAAAATACTCATCACGCTACGATGCACTTCTTGCAGGACAAGAGCCAAATATTTTTAGTCCTGCTTTCTCCGGTGGCGCGCTAGTGGACCTCGGTGTGTATCCTATTTCGCTTGCTGTCTATTTATACGGACCACCAACCAGCATACATTTTCATCCGGTTTTATTAAAAAACGGCATCGATGGTAGCGGAACTATCGTGTTAACGTATGATACGCATATTTGTACAATTTTATATTCTAAAATAACGGACTCCTATTTAGCCAATGAGATTCAAGGCGAGAATGGAACAATCACACTTGACCACGTCGCACCAATTTCAAGTATCTCATGGCAAGATAGAAAAGGGAATCCAACCACTGAGCTAGCTGAGCCGCAGCATAGTAATGACATGGTGTACGAAATTAATGAATTCGTTCGTATTATTACGGAACAGGATCACGAGGCATATACTTATTGGCAAACGGTTAGTCGCGATGTTCTTTCTATTACAGAGCAAGCAAGAAAGCAAGCTAACATCGTCTTTGCATGTGAACATTAA
- a CDS encoding O-antigen ligase family protein: MVNKISDLLKSRFDTFLLLFILFQPLLDLFTSLSIFLLKQDLTLGILIRFAIMLLGLLYLLTVDDKKTKLQVLSYLGILFVFFAISLANNFLVKEPMSIFAEGKNIAKLVYMTILLFSYYYAFRALRKKAANWDIKLQNYITYSMIVIGAVMIIASLTGTGIKSYESIKKGHQGWFFAGNELGAIMAICLPVVVYYALRNTKSWKTSYYWIPVVMIMFSLLALGTKVGWGAIAIVLAVSLGMSIIELFWKKQKHLKYSIVINAVLLAIFFSISQYTPVYFNTNVHLGWVGVDKEKIEENEVAIDDISEEGMTNIMLSGREKFLAMHKEYYAEAPTSQKLLGMGYAGNYEEEAKVVERDFHDLFYSFGSIGFVLFLLPYVVIALWLLVTFLRHFLELFNTKNILIGSGVVLALGIAYTAGHIFFAPAASIYLAIMIAYLMNNFAEAREI, translated from the coding sequence ATGGTAAATAAAATATCAGACTTGCTGAAGTCAAGGTTTGACACCTTTTTACTTCTATTTATTTTGTTTCAGCCACTTTTAGACTTATTTACTTCTTTATCCATTTTTCTTTTAAAACAAGATTTAACACTAGGTATTCTTATACGGTTTGCAATCATGCTACTTGGGTTGCTTTACTTATTAACAGTGGATGATAAGAAAACAAAGCTACAAGTTCTTTCTTACTTAGGCATTTTATTTGTCTTTTTTGCGATTAGCTTAGCAAATAACTTCCTAGTAAAAGAACCAATGAGTATATTTGCAGAAGGTAAAAATATTGCAAAACTTGTATACATGACGATTTTACTTTTTAGCTACTACTACGCGTTCCGTGCATTACGTAAAAAAGCTGCAAATTGGGATATAAAGCTACAAAATTATATTACGTACTCCATGATTGTTATTGGTGCAGTCATGATAATAGCCTCGCTTACAGGTACTGGCATTAAAAGCTACGAGAGTATTAAGAAAGGCCACCAAGGTTGGTTCTTTGCTGGGAACGAGCTTGGTGCCATTATGGCAATTTGCTTACCTGTCGTTGTGTACTATGCACTACGCAACACAAAGAGCTGGAAAACGAGTTATTATTGGATTCCTGTTGTGATGATCATGTTTTCCCTTCTTGCTCTTGGCACAAAGGTTGGCTGGGGTGCGATTGCGATTGTACTAGCCGTAAGTTTAGGTATGTCAATTATTGAGCTTTTCTGGAAAAAGCAAAAGCATCTAAAATATAGCATTGTCATTAACGCTGTTTTACTGGCCATTTTCTTCTCTATTTCACAATATACACCTGTGTATTTTAACACAAACGTCCACTTAGGCTGGGTTGGTGTAGATAAAGAGAAAATAGAAGAAAATGAAGTGGCAATAGATGATATCAGTGAAGAAGGCATGACGAACATTATGCTAAGTGGTCGTGAGAAATTCCTTGCGATGCATAAAGAATACTATGCAGAAGCACCAACATCTCAAAAGCTTCTAGGTATGGGCTACGCAGGAAATTATGAAGAAGAAGCGAAGGTTGTAGAACGCGACTTCCATGACTTATTTTACTCATTTGGCTCAATAGGCTTTGTACTATTCTTATTGCCATATGTTGTAATTGCTTTATGGTTACTCGTTACGTTCTTACGACATTTCCTTGAATTATTTAATACGAAAAACATTTTGATAGGATCCGGTGTTGTATTAGCGCTAGGAATTGCCTATACAGCAGGACATATATTCTTTGCACCAGCTGCTAGCATATATTTAGCCATTATGATTGCATATTTAATGAACAACTTTGCAGAAGCTCGTGAAATCTAA